The Vibrio metoecus sequence AAATGCTTTCATAACCTTGGAAAAATTCAGGCTGAAAACCACCAAACCATTCTGCAAGCGCAATATCACATTCACGATCCCCCAATAACAGGCAGGATCAAAGCACAGTGGTCCATGTACCGAATTTGCTACATTACCAAACCAGAGATCGCCATGTAGCAAAGAAGGGCGAGGCGTATGATTGGCTAAACGAGATTTTATGAGATCAACAAATTCATCAATATTAATCAGATGAATACCTTTTTCTTGCAGCAATTGTAACTGCCAGCCGATTCGCTGCTCAGCAAAAAATAGTGACCACTTTTTATGCCAAGGATTGGGTTGAACCGTAGCGCCAATGTAGTTATCGATGTCGAAGCCAAATTCTTTCTGGTCTCCCCAACGATGTAAATTGGCAAGTTGCACACCAAACTCAAAACTTCTTTCGGCGTCATCCAATGGCTTGATGGCAAGATAGTTGAGAACCAGATAAGCGTGCGTTTTGCTTGTTCCATGCACAAGGTATTGCGGTACTTGTACCGTGTTGGATTCGCGCATGACACGCAAGTTTTCTACTTCGGCTTCAAATTTACTCAAAAACTCGCGTTGGTTGGTTTTGACAAAATAGCGATCCACGCCATCGCTGACCATAAAGCATTCATTAATGTCACCTCCATGCACTTTTTCTTTTTCCACCATGTGAAAACTTTTGTCCATCTGTGCGGACAATTGTTGAATAATTGCTGGCCACATAACTCAAGCTCTCGGTTTTTTAATTTGGTTACAGGCTAGTGTATGTCAAGCTAGCCAATATGAAAGTTTATGAGTGCACATAAATCTATCTTGAGTAAATATTGCAGTCAGAGAAACAACTAAGTGTGATTTAACTCATAAAATCATTGAGTTCACTTTCGTACTATTTGTCACGATGTGCGCCATGAGATCACGGTGTAAACAATTTTTCGAATAATGAGATAAAACTCCTCTCAGTCAGTCAGTTTTAGCTCATAATTAAGCTGGATTGAGCGAATTAACCGTACTCTTGGTGGAAAGTGCAGCAACTAGCACCTGCCATCTGTGAAAATAGTTATTCATGTCTTAGTATTAAAGAAAGATAGAAACCAACTGGCGAACAGCAGCAGTAAAGCGGAGAACGAATGTGGTTGTAGAAACCGATGGATATCTGGCCCTGATCGAACATCTTTCATTCAATATGGATGTTTTTACTCAGGAAGGGGATACGGGAACGGAAAGTGTTGAGGATGTCATCACAGATATGGTGGCAAGCAACATTATGGCTATTTTTGAACAAAACCCTGAGCTTCATTCTAGTGTTCGCTTCCAACTTCTAAAAGAAACAGACTCTGTAGTCGATGATCTTGCCGAAGTCCTTGCCGGCGTTTGGCATCGACCCGCGACTAATGAGCAGATTGCCTTTTTGGATGAATACATAGCCTTAGTGAAAAACTTGTTTGATTCGGCAGTCGCGAAATACGACTAACCAGACAGGCCTTAATTGGATACCATAGGCGGATTCTCAATCCGCCTAAATTGCCAGAATTTTGCAGCCCAATAAGGGTTGTCAATTCGCGAAATGATCACGCCCTTCGAAGTCGAAGCGTGCATAAACTGCTTATTTCCCAAATAAACCCCCACATGAATGTTAGTGCGTGAAGTTTTGAAAAAGACTAAGTCGCCATACTGCGCTTGTTCATATTTGATCAACTGCCCCGTTTGAGCTTGCGATTCCGTTGTCCGTGGCAAGCTGAGTTGCCATGCATCCCGATAGGCAATTTGCACAAATGCAGAGCAATCAATCCCACTTTTGTTATTGCCTCCGAATTGATATGGCACGCCGCGCCATTCTGTGAAGACACTCGAAAAACTAGGAAAAGAGCGATCACTCAAATCAGGTGTTAGCGAGGATGAATCTGGTTCAGAAGGCGGTGTAGAACTACATCCTACGAGGAATAGGAGGAAAAAGAGGGAAAACGTTTGCTTGACCGCCAACATGAGTCACCTTACTGACAAAAAAGTGAAATAAAACTGAAACAAGCACTACCTACCATGACGTCGACTCTCAATCCTAAGACGTATTTTCATGGCTTTGACAAAAAATCTTTCTCTCACACAAGCGCTTGGTACTGTGTTTCTGTGCATCACCATACTGATGATTAGTTTATCTGTCACCAGTTTACGTGGCATAGAGCGGGTTGGCGCGCAATTTACTCAGCTATCTGAGCAAGCTTTACCCTTTGCGCTTAATAATGCTGCGCTCACGCAAAACTACCTTGAGCAGGTGAAATACCTCGGCTATGGAACGCGCAGTAAAACAGAGACCGAATTAACTCAAGTATTGAATGAATGGCAAAAACTTGATGTACAAGCTCGAACGGAGATAACGCTACTAGAGCAAAGTATCACTCAGCTTTCTGGTGTGGCAGAAAGTGAGCAGATTGCACCATTGAAGAAGAACATTGAACACTTCAATCAATTAGCTCAATCAATTTTACATCTGCAGCAACTGCAATTGAGCAAATCAACACAGATTAATGAACAAGCGAAGCAATTTCGTTATGGGCTAAGTTCGATAGGGCCAGAAATGAGCCGCATCGCTTCTTTCCTCGCAAGCGACAATCCAGAGGCGGTCGATGCCGCTAACCGTTTTACGGCCAGTGCCAGTGCGATGGAAAGCACTTTTCTATTGTTGCTTATTGAAGAAGAGATGCCCGCGGCGCAGAAATATCGCCAAGAATTAAAAAATCGTGTTGCTGGGCTGGAGTTAGCATTTGATGATTTCAAAGAGTGGTATCCAGAAATCAAAGACTACGCCAGTTTAACTGCACCCTATGATATGGTTTTGTCTGGTTTTAAAGCACAAGCCATCATCGATCAAATCCTCAATAAACTTGAAGATGCTCAACAACAAAACACTGACTTTTCCGCAGTGGCTATCGTAGCTCAAGATTTAGTGGCACAGCTCAATCAGTGGTCTGCGTTTGCTCAGCAGCATATTCAACAAGGCAAACAAGAGGTGAGTGATACCATTTCTGCGGTGACAATAACTCAGCAAGTGAGTGGTGCGATCTTAGTGTTGGCGATTTTAATCGTGTGGTTCAGTTTGCGCCGTTGGATTGGGCGTTCTCTTAGCAATATCACTCGACACCTTAACCAACTGACGGAGCATAAGCTGAATCATTCCCTCGCTTTAGTCGGGCCGCAGGATTTTCAAAATGTGGCGGCGCAGTTAAACCAAGTGATTACGTCTACCCATGAATCGATTGCTTTGGTAACGCGCAATTGTGAAACACTTTATCAAACAGCAGAGCTGAGTTATGGCTCGGCAGAGCAGTCCAACCGAAGTTTGTCAGCACAGAACCAAGCCTTGCTTGCAATGGCGGCGACGATTAACCAGTTAGAAGCCTCGATCCGTGAGATTGCAGGAGTGAGTAATGACTCTTTCTCTGATTCTGTGCAAGCGGCTGAGCATTCTGCGCAAGGTGTTCAGGTCATTGAGCAAAATCAACACCGGCTACAAGCGCTAGAAAACACCTTGAGTGCGAATGATATGGCCATGTCTGAGCTTAATCAGCGCGTCACCAGTATTCGCGAAATGGTGGACATGATCAGCGGGATTGCCGATAGCACGAATTTACTCGCACTGAATGCGGCCATTGAGGCCGCACGTGCCGGAGAACAGGGGCGTGGCTTTGCTGTGGTCGCCGATGAAGTACGCAAATTAGCCAGCGATACCAGTAAACAGACGGCCAATATCCGCGACATGATGAACGAGTTAGTAAACGCGGCAACGAAATCGCGCCAAGCGGTGGATGAATCACGCAAGGAAATGGTATCTGCTCTGCAATCCAGTGAAGAGGTGAAAAGCACGTTTATGCAGATCGAAAGCGCGGTCTCACACATTCGTACTCGAGTCGCGCAAATCACTGATGCCACCGAAGAACAGAAGCGCGCTACGGCGGATGTGAGTCAAGCTGTGGCAGAAATTTCCGAACAGGGGCAAGAAACCAAGCGCCAGTTGGATGCTATGTTGGAAAGCGCTGAGCAAGTTGCCAGCATCGCAGGACATCAACAGACCATGCTGCACAAATACCAGTTGGATTGATCTATTTGTCTCGAAACGGTTGCGTCAGCATTTTATCTAGCCACTGTTCACGTGCTGTACGAAACAGGGGGAGGCCAATCTTCATTCGCTCATGTCCCATTTCGGGTTGCGCAATATAGGTTCTAAACAAGCGATCCCATAGTGAGAGGAAAAAGCCGAAATTAGAATGGGTTTCGTGCACGAATACAGAGTGGTGGACGCGGTGCATATCTGGCGTTACCATCAATAAACGCAGCCATTGATCGGCTTTGTAAGGTAGTTTGGCGTTGCTATGGTTAAACATCGCACTAGCATTTAAGACCACCTCAAAAACCACAACGGCAATCGGGGAAACGCCCAATAACGTCACCGCACCAATTTTAATCCATGCGGAAATGATAATTTCGAGCGGATGAAAACGGCTACCGGTTGTCACATCGATATCTTGGTCGGCATGATGCATACGATGTAGGCGCCATAGCCAAGGAATACGGTGAAACAGCAAGTGCTGCCAATAAATCACGGCATCCAATAGAATAACGGAAACGATTAAAGCTATTGTTGGCGGAATTTCTAACCAGTGGAACAAACCAAATTGATGGTTTTCAGCCCACTGTGCGGCACTAAAAGCGAGAAAAGGCATTAACACGGAAAGCAAAACGCTATTGAAGCTCACCAATCCCAAATTGTTTAACCAACGGACCAGCTTGCTTTGAGATCGTGTTTTCCGCGGATAATTGGATTCCCATAAGGCGCAGATCACCAATACAGCGAAAAAAATGCCTAATCGAACATGTTCAACAGAAACATTCATATTGCTTTCCTTGCTCTTCGTTTATGGCTCACAAACTTTACTGGCGCAAAACCCAAGTGGTCAGTAAAATCGCTGCCATTTTTCAGTCTGTAGTACGCGCCATGAGAATTCACGCTTTTCATCACTTATATCAATATCGCTTAGAACGTTCAACCAAGCCATTTTTAGCGCGAGGTGGCAAGATAAAACGTTGTCCTTACTGTTTAGTTGAGTTAACTCACTGCTTGTGTGAGCATCAGCCCGATATTAAAAGTGACATTGCGGTGCTACTCATTGTGTCCGAAAACGAAGTATTTAAACCCAGCAACACTGGGCGCTTAATTGCAGATACGGTGAAAGAGACCCATGTGTATCAATGGAGTCGTACTGAAGCAAACCCAGAGATGATCGCGTTACTCAGTAATCCTGCCTATTATCCAGTGCTTATTTTCCCTGCGGAAACAGAAGAAGACAAAACTCGTGTGTTAAGCTCTATCCCAACTGAATTTTCAGGCAAAAAACCATTATTGGTATTGATTGATGGCAGTTGGCGTGAAGCGAAGCGCATCTTCCGTAAATCACCGTATCTTGCACCATTGCCTTTGGTATCGGTGGAGCCGGAACGCTTATCGCAATACATCATGCGTAAATCGGAAAATGAACAACACTTGGCCACCGCAGAAGTAGCGTGTTTAGTGTTGGAAATGTTTGGCCAACAACATGTGGCGGATACGTTATCGCTGTGGTTTGAAGCCTTTAAAGAAACCTACCTGATGTGCAAATCGCGCAATAAACCCAACACCGCAAAACCCGCGCTGCATACATGGATTGCACATCAGCAAAGCGAGAGCTGCCTCTAAACTTGACAGTGACGCTGAGCACTTATTGCGCAATCGATGGCATTCGCAGGATAAATACGTGGTTTGTCACGGACTGTTGACAGTGCCTTGTGGATAATACGCGTCACTTTTATGTTTTTTATTTTTCCCCAAGGCTGGGATAGGAAATTGAGGAGAGAAGGCCATGTATTACGGCTTTGATGTTGGCGGAACCAAAATTGAATTTGGTGCGTTCAACGAGCAGTTAGAGCGTGTTGCAACTGAACGTGTACCGACACCGACTGATGATTATGCAAAATTAATCGACACCATCGCGGGGCTGGTACAGAAATACGATGCTCAGTTTGGAGTGGAAGGCACAGTTGGTCTTGGTATTCCGGGAATGGAAGATGCCGACGATGGTTGCGTGTTAACGGTGAACGTACCTGCTGCAAAAGGCAAACCGCTGCGTGCTGATCTGGAAGCGAAACTGGGTCGCACTGTAAAAGTAGAAAACGATGCTAACTGTTTTGCACTCTCCGAAGCTTGGGATGATGAACTAAAAGATGCCACATCCGTTATGGGCCTGATTCTAGGCACTGGCTTTGGCGGTGGTTTGGTTTACCAAGGCAAAATATTTTCAGGCCGTAACCACGTAGCGGGCGAAATTGGTCACATGCGCCTACCGATTGATGCCTGGTTCCATCTTGGTGAAAAAGCGCCATTGCTCAACTGTGGTTGTGGTAACAAAGGTTGTATGGATAACTATCTCTCTGGCCGTGGTTTTGAGCTGTTGTATGAGCACTACTACGGCGAAAAGAAAAAGGCGATTGAGATCATCAACGCACAGAAAGAGGGTGAAGCCAAAGCCGTTGAGCACGTTGAGCGCTTTATGGAGCTGTTGGCGATCTGTTTCGGTAACATCTTTACCGCGAACGATCCACACGTCGTAGTGTTAGGTGGTGGTTTGTCAAACTACGATCTGATTTATGAAGAGATGCCAAAGCGTGTGCCTAAGCATCTGCTCTCTGTTGCGAAATGCCCGAAAATCGTTAAAGCCAAACATGGCGACTCAGGCGGTGTGCGCGGAGCGGCTTTCCTAAACATTAAATAAGTTGAAGATCAACAGAATAAATTAAGGGCTTGCACTGCAAGCCCTTTTCCCTTTCCTACTTGAAGTTGCAGCGGTGTTGGCTGCGTTCATTCACCCCAATCACATAGTTTGTCTATGCTCATGGGGATTCACTCGCTTGCCGGCTACCTGCAACTCCAAGTCGTTTGGGTATTGGTATTTTAAAATTACAGCTAAAGCATATTGGCTTAGCGAGTCGCTTTTGGTTTTTTGCCTACACCAAAATTCTCTTTCGGTTGTAGAGTGATGATGCCAAAACCGAGCTTTTTAAAGTGGTTATCACGGAAGTTACGCACCGATTTAGTATCGGAAATCGCTTCCAGCTGCATCTCCATCTTCAGAAATTCGGTCAAATCAATGCCTTCCGCTTCGGCTACCGCTTCATGAATGTTGTGATGCTTTTCGTATGAGAAAGTCAGCGTTTTCTCTTGGTTTTTGTAGGTATAGATGATGGTACGAGCCATGTTTCTCTCTCAACGCTAAATAAACGGGCTAGATTCTGCCTTGAAGTGGGATGATTGTCACGCTTTCACCGACTTTTACCGTATCAATCGCCGGAGCAATCTCAATCAAGCAGTTCGCTTCACTCATCGAGCGCAAAATTCCCGAACCTTGTTTGCCCGTGGTACGTACTGTCAATTGACCTTGCGCATTGAACGCATAAACCCCACGACTGAACTCGGTTCTACCTTGGCGAGAACGCAGATCTTCCAACGCAAGCGCATTGACTTTCAGTGGTTGCCAACCTTGTTCACCTTGCATTTTACGCAGGGCAGGTTCCACAAAGTTGATGAAAGAAACCATTACCGCGACAGGGTTGCCCGGTAGACCGAAGAAAGGTTTTCCTGCAATCTGACCAAACGCCAGTGGGCGGCCCGGACGCATATTGATCCGCCAAAAATCAATTTGCCCCAGTTTTTCTAGTGCGGATTTGATGAAATCCGCATCACCCACAGAGACACCACCGGAAGTGATCACCATATCCGCCTGTTTTGCCGCTTGCTCAAGCACTTGCATCATTTTAGCCTCGTCATCTTCAATGATGCCGAGATCGATCACTTGGCAGCCGAGCTGTTTGAGTAACCCCGTCAGAGTAAAGCGGTTGGAATCAAAAATAGAGTTGGGCTCAATGTCACCGCCGGGCGCTTGTACTTCATCGCCAGTCGAGAAAATTGCGACTTTAAGCGAGCGGAAAACGTCTGCGTGCGCGAAACCCAGTGACGCCAACATGCCCATTTCTGGAGAAAGCAAACGCTGGCCAGAGTGAAACACCGCTTGGCCTTGCGCCAAATCTTCACCCGCTTGGCGTACGTTTTGCCCTGCTTTGATTTTTGCACCCGCAAAACTCAAAGCATCGCCGTTTTGCGTGGCTTGTTCACGCATGACCACTGTATCGGCACCTTGCGGCATGGGTGCGCCAGTCATAATCTTCACTACTTCGCCGAGCTCAACCGTTTTAGGGTAATGACTGCCAGCTAACACTTCTGCCACTACACGGTAGCTTTCTCTTTCAAGATCATCACTGCGCAGCGCATAACCATCCATCGCTGAGTTGCGATAGGCGGGGACATTGATCGGAGAGTGTACTTCACGCGCCAGTATGCGTTGATGGCACTCTTGAATCGCTACCGATTCTGTCTCTGCCAAAGGCGAAATGAGCGAAAGGATCTTCTCGCGGCCTTGCTCTACAGAAAGGAAAGCAGGAGATAAAGTGTCGCAGCATACCGCTACACTGTTTTTGGAATCTGACACTGTGTGTGGTTGAATGTGCTGCGCGCACCACTTATTGACATAATCCAAAACGAAATCAGCGATCGCATCGAGATCATTAATGTGCATTTGCGGGAGAGCCGTTTCTACCGATTCATCGGCAGCAATCGCAATGATGTTTTCATCGTGAGGGTAAAGCCAAGGTTTTCCGACTTCAGCGCGGTGTAGTTCAATTTTTGGAAAAGCGATATTTTTACAGCCTTCAACCAAAATGACATCCAGCTTCTCGGCATCATATCGAGTCAGCAGATAATCAAACTCCGCTTCGGCATCGGGGGTTTCGGTCATCAGTGCATGACGGTTACGTGAAGCAATCAGCATTTGAGATGCCCCCGCTTTACGTAAGCGATAGCTGTCTTTGCCCGGCTTATCGACATCAAAATCGTGATGTGCATGTTTCAGTAGGCCAATGCGCAAGCCAGCCGCCGTCAGCTTAGGAAGTAGGGCTTCTAATAAGGTCGTTTTTCCGGTTCCAGAATAGGCAGCGAAACCGAGTAATGGCAGGTTAGGGCGTTGAGGATTCTGGTATGCAGAAGCAATCATGGATGTAACGCTCCAAATTGCGCCAACTCTTGTGGCGTATTCAAATTAAAAAAACAGCTCGGTGCATCGCTAAAATCGACGTAAGAGGTATGGCATTCATCGTAAAGCAAGATGATTTTGCGATCGCCGCGGGCTAAAAAGGCGCTGAGTTTGGGTAACACGCGTTTATGAAATAGGGTAAACACAGGTTGCTGATGTTCACCATCATGAGCCACTAAAATATCGCTCTCGGGTTTGACGGCCTGACAGAAACGGGCAACCAAATCATCGCAAATTAACGGGCTATCACAAGGGACAAAACCGACCCAATCGGTTGGAGCATGACATAAACCCGCATGAATGCCGCCTAAAGGACCGGGGTAATCTGGAAACTCATCACTGATCACCGGCGCAAATTGTTGATATTGGCTTTGGTTGCGATTGGCGTTGATGAGCAAAGTCGGGCTTTGCGGTGCCAGCTTATCGATCACATGTTGAATCAGTGGCTGACCATTCAACTGGATCAGCCCTTTGTCTTGTCCACCCATGCGGCTGGCTTGTCCGCCAGCAAGAATCACCCAGCTAGTGTCCGAAGGTTGAAGTGTGGGAAGTGTCTGTGTGGTTGTCATTTTTTTCTTTCACAATCTGCAGCAAGGGCGACTCTGTCAGTTGACGATCTTTAATCCACCACTGTTTTTTACACAGCGCCGTGAGGGCGTTGGTTTGGTGGCTGGTGATCACAAGACTGGAGCCGCGCTCTAATAAATCTCGCGCCATTATAACCAATCTCTCAATAGATTCCTGATCCAATGACGCACTCGGTTCATCCATCAGTAAAATCGAAGGCTTGAGGATCCACGCTCGCGCCATCGCCACGCGCTGTTTTTCTCCACCTGAGAGCACAGAAATATGCTCATCGGCCAGAGTTTCTAATCCCACCATACGCAGGGCTTTGATCACTTGCGCTCGTTTTTCATGCGCAGACAAGCCACTGAAACGAATGCCGTACACCACATTTTGATAAACCGTGTCATCAAACAGATAGGGGCTTTGATGAAGATAGACAACTTCTGAGGTCGCGGAAGTCAAAAACAAGCGTTGCCACCAAGGTTTTCGGCCAAGTACCTTGCCGCTGCTCGGTTGTAATAGGCCTGCGAGAATTTTCAACAGGGTGGTTTTGCCCACACCGTTGTCGCCCTTCAGGTAAATGGCATCATTGGGGCCAATCGAGATCTCTGGAATATGAAATAACACGCGATCTTTAAAACGCATGGAAAACTGCTGTGCGGTAAGTTTGATCGTCATGATTGGCCTTATGTCCTTAAATAGCCTTTGCCCCGTAGCGAAGAGAGCAGAAAGTTAAGCCCTAATGCCAACGCAAGTAGTACCATACCAAGCGCCACACCCTGCGCAAAAGCGCCTTTATTGCTTTCCAATGAAATGGCCGTTGGGATATTGCGGGTCAAGCCCATGATATTGCCACCGACCATCATTGAGCAGCCGACTTCGGTCACGATACGGGAAAAACCCGCGATGGTGGCGGCCATTAAAGGAAAGCGCGCTTCCCAGACTAAGGTTGCAAAGAGTCTAGGTACGGAAGCTCCCAGCGTCATTGAAGTTTCGAGTGAGCGACGATCGGTCGATTGCAACGCACCATGCATCATGGCAACCAGAATCGGAAAACAGATCAGTGCTTGGCCTAAAATCATCGCTTGTTGGGTAAACAGCATCTGCCAATCACCGAGTGGGCCTGCGCGCGAGAGCAACATATATAGCAGCAAACCGATCACGACAGTCGGAACCGCTTGCAAGGTGTTGATCAGCGAAAGCAGAGTCCATTTACCGTGAAAGTTGGTGTACGCCAACACAAAAGAGAGCACCACGGCGGGTATCAGTACCAACGAAATCGCAGTCAGCGAGACGCTAAAGGAGACCGCAACGATCTCCCATAGCTTAGCGTCTAGACTCACCAACAGATGCAAAGCATCAAGAGTTGTTTGCCAAAGACTCATGAGTGATTACTGTTTGTCCGCATTGGCAACAAAGAGTTGTTGGCCATTCACTTTGTAATCGTTAATCAATTGCTGACCTTTAGGGTTCACCAGCCAATCACTAAATACTTTAGCGGCTTGGTATTGAGTTGTAGGGTAACGCTCAGGGTTGACAATGATCACTTGGTAAGGGTTAAACAGCTGCTCATCACCTTCAAACAGCACTTTGAGATCCAGCTTATTGTTGTAAGCCAGCCAAGTACCACGATCGGTTAGGGTATAAGCCTGCATTTCAGACGCCATGTTCAGCGTTGGACCCATGCCTTGACCAATTGAGCGGTAGCCACCGAAATTTGGTTCGATTTTGTTTTGTGCCCAAATACCGAGTTCTTTCTTGTGTGTGCCTGAGTCATCACCGCGTGAAATGAACACCGCGCCGCTCTTAGCGATATTTTCAAACACTTTAGCGATGCTTTTTTCATCCGCAATTTTTGCTGGATCACTTTCTGGGCCAACCACCACAAAGTCGTTGTACATCAGTTTACGTGGTAGAACACCGTAACCTGCTTCTACAAAACTGGCTTCCGCTTTCGGTGCATGGGTCATCACCAAATCCACATCGCCATTTTCGCCCATTTTCAGTGCTTTACCTGTACCTGTGGCGATCACATCTACTTTATAGCCCGTATCTTGCTCAAATTTTGGCAGGAGGTAATCAAGCAAGCCAGAGTCGTAAGTACTGGTGGTGGTCGCAAGACGAATACGAGTGTCATCGGCACTGGAAGCCGAGTAACTGACCAAAATTAACGAAGCTGCAGCTAAGGTAAAAGTCGTTTTTTTCATTGTGAATTCCATGACTATGTTGATTGTGTGTTTGATTCCGCGATATCTGTCGCTTAATGCATTGATATAACCGAATGAAATCAATTGCTGATAAGTGTATGCGAAAGGGGGATATTGCAAATGGGATGCCAACATCATTCTGGGCAATTCAAGATAAAATTCCCCCTAAAAAGTAGGCTGATCAGGAAGATTTTGTCTAAATTGAGTGACAGATAAATAGTGGTGGGACAAAATGTCGCAAATTAGTCATAGCCAATGTAAGGTTAATTGAGTCGTTCTGTCTCAATGAGTTATGGAATTTCCCTATGTCACAAGCCTTGGATCTCAACCAAACACATTTATATCAGCCGTTCTCCGTTTTAGTCGTCGATGATGAAATCGGCATGCAAATGGTGCTTAAAAAAGCACTGAGCAAATGGTTTTCGCGTGTAGATTCGGCTGGCAGCATTGAAGAGGCGGAAGAGTTGCGCAGCCAGCAACATTACGACTTGCTGATTTTAGACATCAATTTGCCCGGACGTTCTGGCATTGAATGGGAAGAAGCCTTTACCGACCAAGATCACCGAGCGGATGTGATTTTTATGACTGGCTATGCTGATCTCGATACCGCCATCAGTGCTCTCAAACTGGGGGCAAGCGATTTTATCCTCAAGCCATTTAACCTTGAGCAGATGCTGCAAGCTGTACAACGCTGTATGAATAAGCGCTTGAATGAGCGTTTGCAATATGCTTTGCAGC is a genomic window containing:
- a CDS encoding bifunctional molybdopterin-guanine dinucleotide biosynthesis adaptor protein MobB/molybdopterin molybdotransferase MoeA, whose translation is MIASAYQNPQRPNLPLLGFAAYSGTGKTTLLEALLPKLTAAGLRIGLLKHAHHDFDVDKPGKDSYRLRKAGASQMLIASRNRHALMTETPDAEAEFDYLLTRYDAEKLDVILVEGCKNIAFPKIELHRAEVGKPWLYPHDENIIAIAADESVETALPQMHINDLDAIADFVLDYVNKWCAQHIQPHTVSDSKNSVAVCCDTLSPAFLSVEQGREKILSLISPLAETESVAIQECHQRILAREVHSPINVPAYRNSAMDGYALRSDDLERESYRVVAEVLAGSHYPKTVELGEVVKIMTGAPMPQGADTVVMREQATQNGDALSFAGAKIKAGQNVRQAGEDLAQGQAVFHSGQRLLSPEMGMLASLGFAHADVFRSLKVAIFSTGDEVQAPGGDIEPNSIFDSNRFTLTGLLKQLGCQVIDLGIIEDDEAKMMQVLEQAAKQADMVITSGGVSVGDADFIKSALEKLGQIDFWRINMRPGRPLAFGQIAGKPFFGLPGNPVAVMVSFINFVEPALRKMQGEQGWQPLKVNALALEDLRSRQGRTEFSRGVYAFNAQGQLTVRTTGKQGSGILRSMSEANCLIEIAPAIDTVKVGESVTIIPLQGRI
- a CDS encoding DUF2960 domain-containing protein — translated: MARTIIYTYKNQEKTLTFSYEKHHNIHEAVAEAEGIDLTEFLKMEMQLEAISDTKSVRNFRDNHFKKLGFGIITLQPKENFGVGKKPKATR
- a CDS encoding tRNA-uridine aminocarboxypropyltransferase, which encodes MRIHAFHHLYQYRLERSTKPFLARGGKIKRCPYCLVELTHCLCEHQPDIKSDIAVLLIVSENEVFKPSNTGRLIADTVKETHVYQWSRTEANPEMIALLSNPAYYPVLIFPAETEEDKTRVLSSIPTEFSGKKPLLVLIDGSWREAKRIFRKSPYLAPLPLVSVEPERLSQYIMRKSENEQHLATAEVACLVLEMFGQQHVADTLSLWFEAFKETYLMCKSRNKPNTAKPALHTWIAHQQSESCL
- a CDS encoding DUF3802 family protein, coding for MVVETDGYLALIEHLSFNMDVFTQEGDTGTESVEDVITDMVASNIMAIFEQNPELHSSVRFQLLKETDSVVDDLAEVLAGVWHRPATNEQIAFLDEYIALVKNLFDSAVAKYD
- the mobA gene encoding molybdenum cofactor guanylyltransferase MobA; this encodes MTTTQTLPTLQPSDTSWVILAGGQASRMGGQDKGLIQLNGQPLIQHVIDKLAPQSPTLLINANRNQSQYQQFAPVISDEFPDYPGPLGGIHAGLCHAPTDWVGFVPCDSPLICDDLVARFCQAVKPESDILVAHDGEHQQPVFTLFHKRVLPKLSAFLARGDRKIILLYDECHTSYVDFSDAPSCFFNLNTPQELAQFGALHP
- a CDS encoding C40 family peptidase; its protein translation is MLAVKQTFSLFFLLFLVGCSSTPPSEPDSSSLTPDLSDRSFPSFSSVFTEWRGVPYQFGGNNKSGIDCSAFVQIAYRDAWQLSLPRTTESQAQTGQLIKYEQAQYGDLVFFKTSRTNIHVGVYLGNKQFMHASTSKGVIISRIDNPYWAAKFWQFRRIENPPMVSN
- a CDS encoding methyl-accepting chemotaxis protein, coding for MALTKNLSLTQALGTVFLCITILMISLSVTSLRGIERVGAQFTQLSEQALPFALNNAALTQNYLEQVKYLGYGTRSKTETELTQVLNEWQKLDVQARTEITLLEQSITQLSGVAESEQIAPLKKNIEHFNQLAQSILHLQQLQLSKSTQINEQAKQFRYGLSSIGPEMSRIASFLASDNPEAVDAANRFTASASAMESTFLLLLIEEEMPAAQKYRQELKNRVAGLELAFDDFKEWYPEIKDYASLTAPYDMVLSGFKAQAIIDQILNKLEDAQQQNTDFSAVAIVAQDLVAQLNQWSAFAQQHIQQGKQEVSDTISAVTITQQVSGAILVLAILIVWFSLRRWIGRSLSNITRHLNQLTEHKLNHSLALVGPQDFQNVAAQLNQVITSTHESIALVTRNCETLYQTAELSYGSAEQSNRSLSAQNQALLAMAATINQLEASIREIAGVSNDSFSDSVQAAEHSAQGVQVIEQNQHRLQALENTLSANDMAMSELNQRVTSIREMVDMISGIADSTNLLALNAAIEAARAGEQGRGFAVVADEVRKLASDTSKQTANIRDMMNELVNAATKSRQAVDESRKEMVSALQSSEEVKSTFMQIESAVSHIRTRVAQITDATEEQKRATADVSQAVAEISEQGQETKRQLDAMLESAEQVASIAGHQQTMLHKYQLD
- a CDS encoding sterol desaturase family protein encodes the protein MNVSVEHVRLGIFFAVLVICALWESNYPRKTRSQSKLVRWLNNLGLVSFNSVLLSVLMPFLAFSAAQWAENHQFGLFHWLEIPPTIALIVSVILLDAVIYWQHLLFHRIPWLWRLHRMHHADQDIDVTTGSRFHPLEIIISAWIKIGAVTLLGVSPIAVVVFEVVLNASAMFNHSNAKLPYKADQWLRLLMVTPDMHRVHHSVFVHETHSNFGFFLSLWDRLFRTYIAQPEMGHERMKIGLPLFRTAREQWLDKMLTQPFRDK
- the nagK gene encoding N-acetylglucosamine kinase gives rise to the protein MYYGFDVGGTKIEFGAFNEQLERVATERVPTPTDDYAKLIDTIAGLVQKYDAQFGVEGTVGLGIPGMEDADDGCVLTVNVPAAKGKPLRADLEAKLGRTVKVENDANCFALSEAWDDELKDATSVMGLILGTGFGGGLVYQGKIFSGRNHVAGEIGHMRLPIDAWFHLGEKAPLLNCGCGNKGCMDNYLSGRGFELLYEHYYGEKKKAIEIINAQKEGEAKAVEHVERFMELLAICFGNIFTANDPHVVVLGGGLSNYDLIYEEMPKRVPKHLLSVAKCPKIVKAKHGDSGGVRGAAFLNIK